In one Candidatus Bathyarchaeota archaeon genomic region, the following are encoded:
- a CDS encoding CBS domain-containing protein → MSTVGDIMVKSVITIGPEETLQQVQKMMLKHIISRLVVVGKDGKPLGIVTQKDVVRFLLSDTSKRGIDEIPTEEVMSKALITVQPSASILNIAKTMLEKKISSIVVVDKSGVVAGIATKADICSYYADKHVGRYKVREFMTRKPITINPSQSIFLAASLMSEHNITRVIVVDKEKPVGILTLSDLTMISPILKPVRLMTERKPIFVKGLIMPSNYISLLTARDVMTADPISVHEDIDLAEAARLMTKHRFSGLPVVNIGEKLVGIVTKTDVTRAVASINSM, encoded by the coding sequence ATGAGTACCGTAGGCGATATTATGGTTAAATCCGTTATCACAATTGGGCCAGAGGAGACGCTGCAACAAGTACAGAAAATGATGTTAAAACACATTATCAGCAGGCTTGTTGTTGTTGGAAAAGACGGGAAACCCCTGGGTATCGTGACTCAGAAAGATGTTGTTAGGTTCTTGCTTTCCGACACATCAAAGCGTGGCATCGATGAGATACCTACTGAAGAAGTTATGAGTAAAGCACTTATCACCGTTCAACCCTCCGCGTCTATACTTAATATTGCAAAAACAATGCTTGAGAAGAAAATAAGCTCGATAGTGGTTGTAGACAAAAGCGGCGTAGTTGCTGGCATAGCGACGAAAGCTGACATATGCTCATATTATGCCGACAAGCATGTTGGGAGGTACAAAGTCCGCGAGTTTATGACGAGGAAGCCGATTACAATTAATCCCTCACAGTCGATATTTTTGGCAGCTTCATTAATGTCCGAGCATAATATTACCCGGGTGATCGTCGTTGACAAGGAAAAGCCTGTGGGTATATTAACATTATCGGATTTGACAATGATAAGCCCAATACTTAAGCCTGTGAGATTAATGACGGAGCGAAAGCCCATTTTCGTGAAAGGGCTTATTATGCCTTCAAATTATATCAGCCTGCTTACAGCCAGAGATGTGATGACCGCTGATCCGATTTCAGTTCATGAAGACATAGACTTGGCAGAGGCGGCAAGGCTGATGACCAAACACCGGTTTAGTGGTTTACCCGTTGTGAACATTGGAGAAAAACTTGTAGGAATAGTAACAAAAACAGATGTGACGCGGGCCGTTGCTTCCATTAACTCAATGTGA
- a CDS encoding TOBE domain-containing protein has product MIGEGGATLLQAIDELGSITQAAKKLGISYKYAWDKIAEMERATGEKFLATTIGGRTGGGSILTDTAKKMLREYNRTKRYVESMLANSEEWEAVGLKLSARNRFKGVVKHVDKGSVTASVKIEIKSPITITAVITKEAAEELDLKPGDNVEAVVKATEVMIAKE; this is encoded by the coding sequence GTGATTGGTGAAGGAGGTGCAACTCTTCTCCAAGCTATAGATGAGTTAGGTTCAATAACACAAGCTGCGAAAAAGTTGGGAATCTCCTATAAATACGCATGGGACAAGATAGCTGAAATGGAGAGAGCAACTGGCGAAAAATTTTTGGCGACTACAATAGGGGGGAGGACTGGCGGCGGATCAATTTTGACTGATACCGCCAAAAAAATGTTGCGTGAGTACAATCGAACAAAGCGTTATGTTGAGAGCATGCTTGCAAATTCGGAAGAGTGGGAGGCGGTGGGTTTGAAGCTTAGTGCAAGAAACCGCTTCAAAGGTGTTGTGAAGCATGTTGACAAGGGGTCCGTTACGGCCAGCGTGAAAATAGAAATCAAATCTCCCATAACCATAACGGCAGTTATAACTAAGGAGGCGGCTGAAGAACTCGACTTGAAACCCGGAGACAATGTTGAAGCGGTAGTAAAAGCTACTGAAGTTATGATAGCGAAAGAGTAA
- a CDS encoding substrate-binding domain-containing protein, translated as MKPGTRLTVRIIILAVLIAGGILIVSYQYYRWRPTQYMILATTTSTYDSGLLDYLIPEFESKYNIQVRILSLGTGQAIEVAKRGDVDVVLVHAKALEEAFVNEGYGVHRVGVMYNDFIVIGPKNDPAKIKGMTDAAEAFRKIMEAGNQGRAIFISRADRSGTNVKELEIWTRINVKPSNNTYCWYLEAGAGMGTVLRMANEKQAYTLTDRGTWAAFRSQLNNLEVLVEKDNILLNPYGVIPVNPQKYPQRNYKAAVAFVKFLISEEGQRLIANFKKGDESLFFPIARDFGKATQLGFPNQAEEVTWYDAQNPLGFQGTTPVTIAILSALPQFRSGPFSQPFSSLNLFCSCDNA; from the coding sequence ATGAAACCGGGAACTAGGTTAACAGTACGCATCATAATATTAGCGGTATTAATTGCTGGAGGAATACTTATTGTTTCATATCAGTATTATCGTTGGCGACCCACACAGTATATGATCCTAGCAACAACTACAAGCACCTATGACTCTGGTTTGCTCGATTATTTGATCCCTGAATTCGAAAGCAAGTATAATATCCAAGTGAGGATTCTGTCTTTGGGTACAGGCCAAGCGATTGAGGTAGCTAAACGTGGAGATGTAGATGTAGTTCTTGTACACGCTAAGGCATTGGAAGAAGCATTTGTCAATGAGGGCTATGGAGTGCACCGCGTTGGCGTCATGTACAACGATTTCATTGTTATAGGTCCGAAAAATGATCCAGCCAAAATAAAGGGCATGACAGACGCGGCTGAAGCATTCCGTAAAATTATGGAAGCTGGAAACCAAGGTCGGGCAATTTTTATCTCCCGAGCCGATAGGTCTGGAACCAATGTGAAAGAGCTTGAAATTTGGACAAGGATCAACGTGAAACCATCGAACAACACTTATTGCTGGTATCTCGAAGCGGGTGCGGGCATGGGAACTGTACTTAGAATGGCAAATGAGAAGCAAGCTTATACGCTGACGGATCGAGGTACGTGGGCTGCTTTTAGAAGTCAACTAAATAATCTGGAAGTTTTAGTAGAGAAAGATAATATACTGTTAAATCCATATGGCGTTATCCCTGTGAACCCACAGAAATACCCACAGAGAAATTATAAGGCTGCGGTTGCTTTCGTCAAATTTCTGATTTCGGAAGAAGGACAAAGACTCATAGCGAACTTCAAGAAGGGTGATGAAAGCTTATTCTTTCCAATTGCAAGGGACTTCGGTAAAGCAACCCAGCTAGGCTTTCCAAACCAAGCGGAAGAAGTAACATGGTATGACGCGCAAAATCCATTAGGTTTTCAAGGCACAACTCCTGTAACAATCGCTATTTTAAGTGCCCTTCCACAGTTCCGAAGCGGGCCTTTCTCCCAACCTTTTTCCTCTTTAAATCTTTTTTGTAGTTGTGATAACGCATGA
- a CDS encoding ABC transporter permease, with protein MNPILEGLIKALWLLISLDPEVYSIMFLSLRVSGLAVLIGAALSIPCGATIALRDFQGKRFLMSIINALMGLPPVVVGLLVYLLLSTSGPLGPFQLLYTPTAMIIAQLIMVIPIIIGVTVSAVSAVDKGIREKALSMGATGWQLTLTVLREAKIGLLTAVIVSFGAAISEVGAVMIVGGNIRWATRVLTTAIVFETELGEFGIALALGIILLLLSFIINWILTQLQWSGLRR; from the coding sequence ATGAACCCAATCCTTGAAGGTTTAATCAAAGCATTGTGGCTCTTGATTTCGCTGGATCCCGAGGTTTACAGCATAATGTTTCTTTCACTAAGAGTATCAGGTCTAGCAGTCCTAATAGGTGCAGCACTAAGCATCCCCTGCGGCGCTACCATTGCTTTGAGAGATTTCCAGGGAAAGCGCTTCCTAATGAGCATTATAAACGCGTTAATGGGGTTACCTCCGGTCGTGGTTGGCTTACTGGTATACCTACTTTTGTCAACTTCAGGTCCTCTTGGACCCTTCCAACTCCTCTATACACCTACGGCTATGATTATCGCGCAGTTGATTATGGTTATTCCGATTATCATTGGTGTAACTGTTTCCGCCGTCAGTGCAGTAGACAAGGGGATCAGGGAGAAAGCTCTATCGATGGGGGCTACGGGATGGCAACTAACCCTAACTGTATTAAGGGAAGCGAAAATCGGGCTGCTCACAGCGGTCATAGTTTCATTTGGCGCAGCAATTTCTGAGGTAGGAGCAGTCATGATAGTCGGCGGGAATATTAGATGGGCTACCCGAGTGTTGACCACGGCTATAGTCTTCGAAACCGAGTTAGGTGAGTTCGGCATTGCCTTAGCCTTGGGAATAATCCTCTTACTGCTCTCTTTCATAATTAATTGGATTCTTACACAACTACAGTGGAGTGGGCTGAGAAGATAA
- a CDS encoding ABC transporter ATP-binding protein codes for MRIETQGLTKAYEGKEVLKDINLTIQDAEFFAIVGPSGSGKTTLLRLLDLLERPSRGRIIFNGIEVGDSEKDRHALRKRIGMVFQQTALLNLSVYDNIAYPLKIRNQTRDVIHRKVQETLELVGLKGFEKRRATTLSGGEMQRVALGQAIIYEPELLLLDEPTVNLDPRNAAIIENVISHVNKEQKMTVIMATHNMLQAEQLADRVAILREGELAGIGRVEEIFGKPSDFLASFGRLNNVFTGISHIGEDGLTKIDIDGLELEAAITRTGKVTIFIRPEDIILSTSPIISSARNTFRGKIIEATDLNRNVEVKVDAGKVFVVTITRRSFQEMRLNLGSEVYLTFKASSIHAV; via the coding sequence ATGCGGATAGAGACGCAAGGACTAACAAAGGCATACGAAGGCAAGGAGGTTCTAAAGGATATTAATCTAACAATCCAAGATGCGGAGTTTTTCGCTATTGTTGGTCCAAGCGGAAGCGGAAAAACCACTCTTCTTCGCCTACTTGATTTACTCGAGCGGCCTTCACGAGGTAGAATAATCTTCAATGGAATTGAGGTTGGCGACTCAGAAAAGGATAGACATGCCCTCAGAAAACGAATTGGTATGGTTTTCCAGCAGACCGCCTTGCTAAACTTAAGTGTTTATGACAATATTGCATATCCTTTGAAGATACGCAATCAGACTAGGGATGTAATTCACCGCAAGGTCCAGGAAACTTTGGAACTAGTCGGTTTGAAGGGATTTGAAAAAAGGAGAGCTACAACCCTCTCTGGGGGAGAAATGCAGCGTGTAGCCTTAGGTCAAGCAATAATATATGAGCCGGAGTTACTCTTGCTCGATGAACCTACTGTAAATCTTGATCCAAGAAACGCGGCTATTATTGAGAACGTCATTTCCCATGTCAACAAAGAACAAAAAATGACTGTGATCATGGCTACGCATAATATGCTTCAAGCAGAGCAATTAGCTGATAGGGTGGCAATTCTCAGGGAGGGAGAACTTGCTGGAATAGGCCGTGTAGAAGAGATCTTCGGTAAGCCCTCAGACTTCCTCGCAAGCTTTGGGCGGCTGAACAATGTGTTCACAGGTATTTCACATATCGGTGAGGATGGACTTACTAAAATCGATATCGATGGACTGGAATTAGAAGCCGCCATCACAAGAACCGGTAAAGTTACCATTTTTATTAGACCAGAGGACATAATCCTCTCAACCTCACCCATCATTTCAAGTGCAAGAAACACATTTAGAGGCAAAATAATTGAAGCTACAGATCTCAATCGTAACGTAGAAGTCAAAGTGGATGCGGGGAAAGTGTTCGTAGTAACTATAACAAGAAGATCGTTTCAAGAAATGCGGTTAAATTTAGGTTCCGAAGTCTATTTGACTTTTAAGGCCTCCTCTATTCATGCGGTTTAA
- the glnA gene encoding type I glutamate--ammonia ligase encodes MVKDKILEDAKKADVKLVNLQFVDILGVTKSLTIPIERFKEALDEGVGFDGSSIEGFVRIYEGDMVAMPDPSTFRIIPWRPAEKKEARVICDILRPGGQPFEGDPRHILKRAIAEAEKVGYIYKGAPELEFFLFKPNEEPRVKPVPHDVGGYFDYSPLDLATDVRRDATFMLQEMGLNVEKIHHEVAPGQHEIDFEFSDALTTADNTITYKNAIKAVAVAHGLFATFMPKPLFGKNGSGMHTHQSLFDMRTGRNAFFDSEDKYNLSKIAYYFIGGQLKFAREMSAVLAPTVNSYKRLVPGYEAPVYICWGRRNRSALIRIPEYFPGKEKAIRAELRCPDPSCNPYLAFAVMLKAGLEGIKQKIMPPDPVEEDVYEFDDKKLAKFYIETLPGSLGEAIQEFQKSKLMRETLGDFTFKKYYEAKKAEWDEYRLQVTPWELDRYLKL; translated from the coding sequence ATGGTGAAAGATAAAATTCTTGAAGATGCAAAAAAGGCAGATGTCAAGCTTGTTAACCTTCAATTTGTAGATATACTGGGTGTAACTAAGAGTCTTACCATTCCAATTGAACGTTTTAAAGAAGCCCTCGACGAAGGGGTAGGGTTTGACGGTTCCTCGATAGAAGGGTTTGTGAGAATCTATGAGGGCGATATGGTTGCCATGCCGGATCCATCTACTTTTCGTATTATCCCTTGGCGTCCAGCTGAGAAAAAAGAGGCTAGAGTTATCTGCGATATCCTTCGGCCTGGAGGCCAGCCGTTTGAGGGTGATCCAAGACATATATTAAAACGAGCGATTGCTGAAGCCGAAAAGGTTGGATATATTTACAAAGGGGCTCCTGAGCTGGAATTCTTTTTGTTTAAACCGAATGAGGAGCCACGGGTTAAGCCTGTGCCGCATGATGTAGGGGGATACTTTGACTATTCCCCGCTTGATTTGGCCACCGACGTTAGAAGGGATGCAACTTTCATGCTTCAAGAAATGGGATTAAATGTTGAGAAAATTCATCATGAAGTCGCACCTGGGCAACATGAAATTGATTTTGAGTTTTCGGACGCCTTAACAACAGCTGATAATACAATAACCTATAAAAACGCGATAAAGGCTGTAGCCGTCGCGCATGGCTTGTTTGCAACTTTCATGCCCAAGCCTCTTTTTGGAAAGAATGGTTCAGGTATGCATACTCATCAAAGTCTATTTGATATGCGAACAGGAAGAAATGCGTTTTTCGATTCAGAAGATAAGTACAACTTATCTAAAATAGCTTATTACTTCATTGGCGGACAGCTAAAATTTGCGAGGGAGATGTCAGCGGTTCTAGCTCCTACCGTTAACTCCTATAAACGGTTAGTGCCAGGTTATGAGGCACCTGTGTATATTTGCTGGGGAAGAAGAAATAGGTCAGCCCTAATTAGAATTCCAGAATACTTCCCGGGAAAAGAGAAGGCGATTCGCGCAGAGTTGAGATGTCCTGACCCATCATGTAACCCATATTTGGCCTTCGCGGTGATGTTAAAAGCTGGGTTGGAGGGCATCAAACAAAAAATTATGCCACCTGACCCTGTGGAAGAAGATGTATATGAATTCGACGACAAGAAGTTAGCTAAATTCTACATAGAAACGCTTCCTGGCTCACTGGGGGAGGCAATTCAAGAGTTCCAAAAAAGCAAGCTAATGAGGGAAACGCTAGGCGACTTCACATTCAAAAAATATTATGAAGCTAAAAAGGCTGAGTGGGATGAGTACCGGTTACAAGTTACCCCATGGGAGCTTGACCGCTATTTGAAATTATAA
- a CDS encoding tautomerase family protein, which yields MPIVIVEFFEGRTSEQKARLAKAITDAMVEIAGAKAENVTVIFHDLPKTNLAKAGVLASEQKR from the coding sequence ATGCCAATTGTTATAGTGGAATTCTTCGAAGGAAGAACGAGTGAACAAAAGGCTCGTTTGGCAAAGGCGATTACAGATGCTATGGTCGAAATAGCCGGGGCGAAAGCAGAGAACGTTACAGTCATTTTTCATGACTTGCCTAAGACTAACCTCGCTAAAGCTGGTGTTCTTGCCTCAGAGCAAAAGAGATAG
- a CDS encoding bifunctional 5,6,7,8-tetrahydromethanopterin hydro-lyase/3-hexulose-6-phosphate synthase, which yields MYLIGEALVGKEHELAHIDLVIGEKEGPVGQAFASGLANLSAGHTPLLAVIRPNLPSKPFTLIVPKVTIKNMDQAAKIFGPAQAAVAKAVADAVEEGIIPKDKVEDWVIICSVFVHPEAKDFRKIYHYNYGATKLALKRALTNYPPLEKIMYDKDRAKHPIMEFRVPRLWNPPYLQIALDIPDIEKTKKIISELPPSDRIILEAGTPLIKKYGLKIIHDLRENAKDIFIVADLKTLDVGQVEVDLAYEETADAVVASGLASKETLDKFIYEAKRLGIYSIIDMMDVVDPLQVLKSIKELPEVVILHRGIDEEHGGKTRWELIKEIKETFKDKKLLFAVAGGIDPKTAPLALKNGADILIVGRYITQSKDPKRAAREFLELMGVDIDVFRVHVE from the coding sequence TTGTATCTCATAGGAGAAGCTTTGGTCGGTAAGGAACATGAGCTTGCGCATATCGATCTTGTAATTGGAGAAAAAGAAGGCCCTGTTGGGCAAGCCTTTGCATCCGGCTTAGCCAACTTATCGGCTGGGCACACTCCCTTACTGGCGGTGATCAGACCAAATTTACCCTCTAAACCCTTCACCCTAATTGTTCCAAAAGTTACAATAAAAAACATGGATCAAGCCGCGAAAATTTTCGGTCCCGCCCAGGCCGCGGTGGCAAAGGCGGTTGCAGATGCTGTTGAGGAGGGGATCATTCCTAAAGATAAAGTTGAAGACTGGGTTATAATTTGTAGTGTTTTTGTTCATCCTGAAGCCAAGGATTTCAGGAAAATTTATCATTACAATTACGGCGCCACAAAACTTGCCCTGAAAAGAGCCTTAACTAACTATCCCCCACTCGAAAAGATTATGTATGATAAGGACAGAGCAAAACATCCAATTATGGAGTTTCGAGTACCCAGATTATGGAATCCTCCCTACTTACAGATAGCCCTAGATATCCCAGACATTGAAAAAACAAAGAAAATTATCAGTGAACTGCCACCCAGCGATAGAATTATCCTCGAGGCAGGAACCCCCCTCATAAAGAAGTATGGTCTCAAGATTATACACGATCTTAGAGAAAATGCGAAGGACATTTTCATCGTTGCCGATCTAAAAACCTTAGACGTCGGACAAGTAGAGGTAGACTTGGCGTACGAGGAAACAGCCGATGCAGTTGTCGCTTCTGGACTAGCATCCAAGGAAACACTAGACAAATTTATATATGAAGCTAAACGACTCGGCATCTACTCTATAATAGACATGATGGATGTAGTTGATCCATTACAGGTCCTAAAGTCTATAAAGGAGCTACCGGAGGTTGTTATTCTTCATCGTGGGATCGATGAAGAACACGGCGGAAAAACACGATGGGAGCTAATTAAGGAAATTAAAGAGACGTTTAAAGACAAGAAGCTTCTATTTGCGGTTGCAGGTGGAATAGATCCGAAAACTGCGCCTCTAGCCTTGAAAAACGGGGCAGACATACTTATCGTTGGTCGCTATATCACGCAGTCAAAAGATCCTAAGCGAGCTGCTCGAGAATTCTTGGAATTAATGGGTGTAGATATCGACGTTTTCAGGGTTCACGTAGAATAA
- a CDS encoding ABC transporter ATP-binding protein produces MVRHMELLNVTKVYPSRSMETHVLRDITFNIHEGEFLCIVGPTGCGKSTLLKIIAGLEKPTSGLVKFQGEAVVEPHPKISMVFQSFALFPWRTVLQNIEFGLEVQGIPKKERREIAMEFVEMVNLKGYEHSYPKHLSGGMKQRVGIARALATDPEIVLMDEAFSAIDEFTAHTLRREVTEIWLKTKKTFVLVTHNLEEAIELADRILVLTSTPGRVKSLVNVTLRRPRRRGTSNFLKVHRQIFRLLKEELEHSLGHHHLTLHRPTLHHVGHSNYFSF; encoded by the coding sequence ATGGTTCGGCATATGGAACTTCTAAATGTGACTAAAGTATACCCGAGTCGGAGCATGGAGACTCATGTTTTAAGGGATATTACATTTAACATTCATGAGGGAGAATTCCTGTGCATTGTTGGGCCAACTGGATGCGGTAAATCCACGTTGTTAAAAATTATCGCTGGCTTGGAAAAACCCACGTCGGGATTGGTGAAATTTCAAGGCGAAGCTGTTGTTGAACCGCATCCGAAGATAAGCATGGTGTTCCAGTCATTCGCATTGTTTCCATGGAGGACTGTTCTTCAAAACATTGAATTTGGACTGGAGGTGCAAGGTATACCCAAAAAAGAGCGAAGAGAAATTGCTATGGAATTTGTTGAAATGGTCAATTTGAAAGGCTATGAACACTCTTACCCCAAACACCTTTCCGGGGGAATGAAGCAAAGGGTTGGAATAGCTAGGGCGCTGGCTACTGACCCAGAAATAGTTTTAATGGATGAAGCGTTTAGCGCTATTGACGAGTTTACCGCGCATACCCTTCGAAGAGAAGTAACTGAAATCTGGCTCAAAACTAAGAAAACGTTTGTACTGGTCACACATAATCTAGAGGAAGCTATCGAATTGGCTGACAGAATCTTAGTATTAACCTCCACGCCAGGAAGAGTGAAAAGTCTAGTTAACGTTACTTTAAGAAGACCAAGGCGAAGGGGAACCTCAAACTTCCTTAAGGTTCACAGACAAATATTTCGACTTTTGAAAGAGGAACTCGAACACAGTCTTGGTCACCATCACTTAACACTTCATCGCCCTACTTTACATCATGTGGGACACTCGAACTACTTCTCTTTCTAG
- a CDS encoding ABC transporter permease, whose amino-acid sequence MELRKTLTSYLQFRRMNPAKLISKPRKLLDKLLWILPLASFFVVWETVVRMGLLSAHAAPPPSKVVIVLVHCLGDFTFLSKVLHSFLNLTIGIFIALFIAAPLAICTGLKNRVDITLTPTVMICGSLPDLAILPLFVYWFGPGSVAAILMAAICAFFPIYFTIREGVKEIPAEYFHVSMVFKASKFDVLSKIVLPATFPNAVTGLRLAFDFVWEIVLAIEIIARVAGIGWLINFSVESGSIELAFAGIMAIGIMALTVDRLVFGTLEEKVRRWT is encoded by the coding sequence ATGGAGCTACGAAAGACGCTTACAAGCTACCTCCAATTTCGCCGAATGAACCCGGCAAAGCTAATCTCAAAGCCCCGTAAGTTACTTGATAAACTCTTATGGATCCTTCCATTAGCCTCATTTTTCGTGGTATGGGAAACAGTTGTACGAATGGGTCTATTATCTGCGCATGCTGCCCCACCGCCATCAAAAGTTGTGATAGTTCTCGTTCACTGTCTCGGGGATTTCACGTTCTTATCAAAGGTATTACATAGTTTCCTAAACCTTACAATTGGAATATTTATCGCGCTTTTCATCGCCGCTCCACTTGCAATCTGCACTGGATTAAAGAATAGAGTCGATATAACCTTGACACCGACAGTTATGATCTGTGGAAGTTTGCCTGATCTTGCTATTCTACCACTTTTTGTGTATTGGTTTGGTCCGGGCAGCGTTGCAGCGATTCTTATGGCAGCGATTTGTGCTTTCTTCCCTATCTATTTCACAATTCGGGAAGGCGTGAAAGAAATTCCTGCAGAGTATTTTCATGTTTCAATGGTTTTCAAAGCAAGCAAGTTTGATGTGCTGAGTAAGATTGTCCTTCCGGCAACTTTTCCAAATGCTGTAACAGGTCTTAGACTTGCTTTCGATTTTGTTTGGGAGATTGTTTTGGCAATAGAGATAATTGCGAGGGTTGCCGGGATAGGGTGGCTTATCAATTTTTCTGTTGAATCGGGTTCGATTGAACTTGCGTTTGCAGGTATTATGGCAATTGGTATCATGGCGTTAACAGTGGACAGGCTTGTCTTCGGAACTCTAGAAGAGAAGGTACGCCGGTGGACGTAA
- the dnaJ gene encoding molecular chaperone DnaJ — MNKRDYYEILGVPRNASKEEIKNAYRKLALQYHPDRNKSPDAEEKFKEISEAYAVLSDDEKRLQYDQFGHAGIDGRYTWDDIFRGADFDEIFRDLGFGFGGFDSIFEMFFGRTRRPYGPEKGSDLQYDLEITLEQAATGLKTEINVPRTETCPICHGSGASPGTEPRTCPKCHGTGQVERASQVSGYARLIQIETCPLCHGKRTLIDSPCKNCRGTGQVQRTRKISLKIPAGVDTGYHLRLRGEGEPGIRGGPPGDLYVVIHVKPHEIFERRGSDLYCEVPISFTEAALGAEIEVPTLDSKTRLKIPPGTQTGTVFRLKGRGLPNLHGLGRGDQLVKVVVRTPTKLTPRQKQLLIEFAKEMNEEPSYD, encoded by the coding sequence ATGAACAAGCGGGATTACTACGAAATTCTCGGTGTACCCAGAAATGCTTCCAAAGAAGAAATCAAGAATGCCTACCGTAAATTAGCGTTACAATACCATCCGGATCGAAATAAGTCACCGGACGCGGAGGAGAAGTTTAAGGAAATATCAGAAGCGTATGCGGTTTTATCCGACGACGAGAAACGCCTTCAATATGATCAATTCGGTCATGCAGGCATAGATGGGAGATACACTTGGGATGACATATTTAGAGGTGCCGACTTCGACGAAATTTTCAGAGACCTAGGTTTCGGTTTCGGCGGTTTTGACAGTATTTTTGAAATGTTTTTTGGCAGAACACGACGCCCCTACGGTCCAGAGAAAGGATCGGATCTCCAGTACGATTTAGAAATTACTTTAGAACAGGCTGCAACCGGCTTGAAAACCGAGATTAACGTGCCCCGCACTGAAACATGCCCCATTTGTCATGGTAGTGGTGCAAGTCCAGGAACCGAGCCTAGAACATGCCCAAAATGTCATGGAACTGGCCAGGTAGAGCGTGCAAGTCAGGTTTCTGGGTACGCTCGTCTCATACAGATCGAAACATGTCCACTTTGTCATGGAAAACGAACGCTTATTGATTCACCATGCAAGAATTGTCGAGGCACCGGTCAAGTCCAGAGAACACGTAAGATAAGTCTTAAGATACCAGCGGGCGTTGACACTGGGTACCATTTGAGACTTCGCGGTGAAGGAGAGCCCGGTATCCGAGGTGGTCCACCTGGAGACTTATATGTCGTAATCCACGTTAAACCTCACGAGATCTTTGAAAGGAGGGGGAGCGACCTTTACTGTGAAGTTCCGATAAGTTTCACTGAAGCCGCTCTTGGGGCAGAAATTGAAGTTCCAACTCTTGATAGCAAGACTAGACTGAAGATCCCACCAGGAACGCAAACTGGTACCGTGTTCAGATTGAAAGGAAGGGGACTTCCAAACTTACATGGGCTTGGACGTGGAGACCAACTAGTCAAAGTGGTTGTTCGCACTCCCACGAAACTAACTCCCAGGCAGAAACAGTTACTTATTGAATTTGCAAAAGAAATGAATGAAGAGCCATCTTATGATTAA